A window of the Brassica oleracea var. oleracea cultivar TO1000 chromosome C1, BOL, whole genome shotgun sequence genome harbors these coding sequences:
- the LOC106302903 gene encoding uncharacterized protein LOC106302903 yields the protein MFRLTVVILILLSVCTEQTIGGSFFIYNQVRHGSLMKVHCKSKDNDMGWHVRKYGGVYGFDFSDNIFGTTLFWCNIWQGPHLEHFQVIVAFESRQYPHDLNAWIRWSVRGDGIYQSINGATWKFKYHWDNKL from the coding sequence ATGTTTCGTCTTACAGTAGTAATCCTTATCCTTTTAAGTGTATGCACCGAACAAACGATAGGAGGGTCGTTCTTTATCTATAACCAGGTGCGCCATGGATCCCTAATGAAAGTCCATTGCAAATCCAAAGACAACGATATGGGGTGGCACGTGAGGAAATACGGAGGAGTGTACGGTTTTGATTTTAGCGATAATATATTTGGCACAACACTATTTTGGTGCAACATATGGCAAGGTCCTCATCTGGAGCATTTTCAGGTGATAGTCGCGTTCGAAAGTAGGCAGTATCCACATGACTTAAACGCTTGGATAAGATGGTCAGTGAGGGGAGATGGTATTTATCAATCTATCAATGGTGCAACTTGGAAATTCAAGTATCATTGGGATAACAAACTTTAA
- the LOC106342831 gene encoding shugoshin-1 isoform X1, producing MVRTRTAVLKVDDHAVEGVSTNKAKGEKMIQDLPMNSAQRRTLGDITNLPNQKMMLNHGANQQQQSLSLSEKLQKENMRLMKALTERNAIIERTGSELQRYRINLQMVQAQNLQLSQTNTRILAEIRTSKDQLKALQHELSCKNGVLMARKLPLEPQKLPCTHHDASEDKDRANASHGASGVFHPNGEDHKTASESSDCNSLQINDKANNKRGFGRSNPAKSEVLDIIGRPGESAQTTNMIRRVSLRRQSRRFNIQELGVTENLNGIHDDQESAAKAGCSASDLSIGSKPETVELHDTKERTGESRRVSSRRQSAEVTSQRAIKVSTDPPLPDGIVEESSQVSSSVSTELKRESKNKPTGDEAEEMRETYVGRPSRQAAGKIKSYKEVSLKDKMRRDF from the exons ATGGTGCGAACGAGAACGGCGGTGCTTAAAGTCGACGATCACGCCGTTGAAG GTGTTTCTACTAACAAAGCGAAAGGTGAGAAGATGATTCAGGATCTTCCGATGAACAGTGCACAGAGAAGAACACTGGGAGATATAACTAACTTGCCGAATCAGAAAATGATGCTGAACCATGGAGCGAATCAGCAGCAGCAATCTTTGTCACTCTCTGAAAAACTTCAAAAG GAAAACATGAGACTGATGAAAGCCCTCACGGAGAGAAA TGCAATCATTGAGAGGACTGGAAGTGAGCTGCAGAGATATAGGATCAACTTACAGATGGTGCAAGCACAGAACTTGCAGCTTTCCCAGACCAACACTCGTATCTTGGCG GAGATCAGAACAAGCAAAGACCAA CTGAAGGCACTTCAGCACGAACTTAGTTGCAAGAACGGGGTACTCATGGCTAGGAAACTGCCGCTTGAG CCACAAAAGCTTCCATGTACACACCACGACGCATCAGAAGACAAG GATCGTGCAAACGCTTCTCATGGGGCTTCCGGAGTCTTTCATCCAAATGGCGAGGATCATAAGACTG CTTCAGAGAGTTCTGACTGTAACTCATTGCAAATAAATGACAAAGCCAACAATAAAAG AGGTTTTGGAAGGTCGAATCCCGCCAAATCCGAAGTATTAGATATAATTGGCAGACCAGGAGAGTCAGCACAGACAACCAATATGATCAGGAG GGTTTCTTTGAGAAGACAGTCTAGGAGATTTAATATCCAAGAGCTAGGCGTGACTGAAAACTTGAATGGTATACATGATGATCAAGAATCTGCTGCAAAAGCCGG ATGCTCTGCGAGTGATCTGTCCATCGGGTCTAAGCCCGAAACAGTAGAGCTACATGACACGAAAGAGAGAACCGGGGAAAGCAG AAGAGTCTCTTCAAGAAGACAATCGGCAGAAGTTACATCTCAGAGAGCCATCAAAGTATCCACAGATCCTCCGTTGCCCGATGGTATTGTCGAGGAGTCTAGTCAGGTATCATCTTCAGTTTCAACAGAGCTTAAAAGAGAATCAAAGAACAAACCAACAGGCGATGAAGCAGAGGAGATGAGAGAAACATATGTTGGGAGACCTTCAAGGCAAGCTGCAGGAAAAATCAAATCATACAAAGAAGTCTCACTTAAGGATAAGATGCGAAGGGACTTCTGA
- the LOC106342831 gene encoding uncharacterized protein LOC106342831 isoform X3, translating into MVRTRTAVLKVDDHAVEGVSTNKAKGEKMIQDLPMNSAQRRTLGDITNLPNQKMMLNHGANQQQQSLSLSEKLQKENMRLMKALTERNAIIERTGSELQRYRINLQMVQAQNLQLSQTNTRILAEIRTSKDQLKALQHELSCKNGVLMARKLPLEPQKLPCTHHDASEDKDRANASHGASGVFHPNGEDHKTESSDCNSLQINDKANNKRGFGRSNPAKSEVLDIIGRPGESAQTTNMIRRVSLRRQSRRFNIQELGVTENLNGIHDDQESAAKAGCSASDLSIGSKPETVELHDTKERTGESRRVSSRRQSAEVTSQRAIKVSTDPPLPDGIVEESSQVSSSVSTELKRESKNKPTGDEAEEMRETYVGRPSRQAAGKIKSYKEVSLKDKMRRDF; encoded by the exons ATGGTGCGAACGAGAACGGCGGTGCTTAAAGTCGACGATCACGCCGTTGAAG GTGTTTCTACTAACAAAGCGAAAGGTGAGAAGATGATTCAGGATCTTCCGATGAACAGTGCACAGAGAAGAACACTGGGAGATATAACTAACTTGCCGAATCAGAAAATGATGCTGAACCATGGAGCGAATCAGCAGCAGCAATCTTTGTCACTCTCTGAAAAACTTCAAAAG GAAAACATGAGACTGATGAAAGCCCTCACGGAGAGAAA TGCAATCATTGAGAGGACTGGAAGTGAGCTGCAGAGATATAGGATCAACTTACAGATGGTGCAAGCACAGAACTTGCAGCTTTCCCAGACCAACACTCGTATCTTGGCG GAGATCAGAACAAGCAAAGACCAA CTGAAGGCACTTCAGCACGAACTTAGTTGCAAGAACGGGGTACTCATGGCTAGGAAACTGCCGCTTGAG CCACAAAAGCTTCCATGTACACACCACGACGCATCAGAAGACAAG GATCGTGCAAACGCTTCTCATGGGGCTTCCGGAGTCTTTCATCCAAATGGCGAGGATCATAAGACTG AGAGTTCTGACTGTAACTCATTGCAAATAAATGACAAAGCCAACAATAAAAG AGGTTTTGGAAGGTCGAATCCCGCCAAATCCGAAGTATTAGATATAATTGGCAGACCAGGAGAGTCAGCACAGACAACCAATATGATCAGGAG GGTTTCTTTGAGAAGACAGTCTAGGAGATTTAATATCCAAGAGCTAGGCGTGACTGAAAACTTGAATGGTATACATGATGATCAAGAATCTGCTGCAAAAGCCGG ATGCTCTGCGAGTGATCTGTCCATCGGGTCTAAGCCCGAAACAGTAGAGCTACATGACACGAAAGAGAGAACCGGGGAAAGCAG AAGAGTCTCTTCAAGAAGACAATCGGCAGAAGTTACATCTCAGAGAGCCATCAAAGTATCCACAGATCCTCCGTTGCCCGATGGTATTGTCGAGGAGTCTAGTCAGGTATCATCTTCAGTTTCAACAGAGCTTAAAAGAGAATCAAAGAACAAACCAACAGGCGATGAAGCAGAGGAGATGAGAGAAACATATGTTGGGAGACCTTCAAGGCAAGCTGCAGGAAAAATCAAATCATACAAAGAAGTCTCACTTAAGGATAAGATGCGAAGGGACTTCTGA
- the LOC106342831 gene encoding shugoshin-1 isoform X2 codes for MVRTRTAVLKVDDHAVEGVSTNKAKGEKMIQDLPMNSAQRRTLGDITNLPNQKMMLNHGANQQQQSLSLSEKLQKENMRLMKALTERNAIIERTGSELQRYRINLQMVQAQNLQLSQTNTRILAEIRTSKDQLKALQHELSCKNGVLMARKLPLEPQKLPCTHHDASEDKDRANASHGASGVFHPNGEDHKTASESSDCNSLQINDKANNKRGFGRSNPAKSEVLDIIGRPGESAQTTNMIRRVSLRRQSRRFNIQELGVTENLNGIHDDQESAAKAGCSASDLSIGSKPETVELHDTKERTGESRVSSRRQSAEVTSQRAIKVSTDPPLPDGIVEESSQVSSSVSTELKRESKNKPTGDEAEEMRETYVGRPSRQAAGKIKSYKEVSLKDKMRRDF; via the exons ATGGTGCGAACGAGAACGGCGGTGCTTAAAGTCGACGATCACGCCGTTGAAG GTGTTTCTACTAACAAAGCGAAAGGTGAGAAGATGATTCAGGATCTTCCGATGAACAGTGCACAGAGAAGAACACTGGGAGATATAACTAACTTGCCGAATCAGAAAATGATGCTGAACCATGGAGCGAATCAGCAGCAGCAATCTTTGTCACTCTCTGAAAAACTTCAAAAG GAAAACATGAGACTGATGAAAGCCCTCACGGAGAGAAA TGCAATCATTGAGAGGACTGGAAGTGAGCTGCAGAGATATAGGATCAACTTACAGATGGTGCAAGCACAGAACTTGCAGCTTTCCCAGACCAACACTCGTATCTTGGCG GAGATCAGAACAAGCAAAGACCAA CTGAAGGCACTTCAGCACGAACTTAGTTGCAAGAACGGGGTACTCATGGCTAGGAAACTGCCGCTTGAG CCACAAAAGCTTCCATGTACACACCACGACGCATCAGAAGACAAG GATCGTGCAAACGCTTCTCATGGGGCTTCCGGAGTCTTTCATCCAAATGGCGAGGATCATAAGACTG CTTCAGAGAGTTCTGACTGTAACTCATTGCAAATAAATGACAAAGCCAACAATAAAAG AGGTTTTGGAAGGTCGAATCCCGCCAAATCCGAAGTATTAGATATAATTGGCAGACCAGGAGAGTCAGCACAGACAACCAATATGATCAGGAG GGTTTCTTTGAGAAGACAGTCTAGGAGATTTAATATCCAAGAGCTAGGCGTGACTGAAAACTTGAATGGTATACATGATGATCAAGAATCTGCTGCAAAAGCCGG ATGCTCTGCGAGTGATCTGTCCATCGGGTCTAAGCCCGAAACAGTAGAGCTACATGACACGAAAGAGAGAACCGGGGAAAGCAG AGTCTCTTCAAGAAGACAATCGGCAGAAGTTACATCTCAGAGAGCCATCAAAGTATCCACAGATCCTCCGTTGCCCGATGGTATTGTCGAGGAGTCTAGTCAGGTATCATCTTCAGTTTCAACAGAGCTTAAAAGAGAATCAAAGAACAAACCAACAGGCGATGAAGCAGAGGAGATGAGAGAAACATATGTTGGGAGACCTTCAAGGCAAGCTGCAGGAAAAATCAAATCATACAAAGAAGTCTCACTTAAGGATAAGATGCGAAGGGACTTCTGA